Proteins encoded within one genomic window of Leptolyngbya sp. CCY15150:
- a CDS encoding PCP reductase family protein gives MSETDWADGLQWTPDAAAKFKNIPFFVRSQARQRIEAIAREAETDIVTADIVDQARIEFGQ, from the coding sequence ATGTCGGAGACAGATTGGGCGGATGGCTTGCAATGGACTCCTGATGCCGCCGCAAAGTTTAAAAATATTCCCTTCTTCGTGCGATCGCAGGCCAGACAGCGCATTGAGGCGATCGCTCGTGAAGCAGAGACCGATATTGTGACGGCCGATATTGTCGATCAGGCCAGGATTGAATTTGGGCAGTGA